Proteins encoded by one window of Halobacteriovoraceae bacterium:
- a CDS encoding RNA methyltransferase has protein sequence MKYYKNNSPTDELIEKFSSLKKLDNYQKIIVDGPKCFMQLLKTDLKIHEILTQEKYLNLLDHRRMTDTHIHILENYDLEKIIGHKVHQGIIAIADAPPLLDINFLSGPAICLNGLTSPENVGSIIRTAAAFNIKNIIFDQKTVNPFSRRCIRVSMGNIFNINVSYSQNLIQDLQKLRNTYQIISTANKENSKEISATKFDSNSLIIIGSEGHGIDKQILEISDIVSKIPISHSTLHLNASISAAIYMYELTRNTNV, from the coding sequence GTGAAATATTATAAAAATAACTCCCCTACTGATGAACTCATTGAAAAATTCTCAAGCTTAAAAAAATTAGATAATTATCAAAAAATTATAGTCGATGGCCCAAAATGTTTCATGCAATTGTTAAAAACAGATTTAAAAATTCATGAAATACTTACTCAAGAAAAATATTTAAACTTGTTAGATCATAGAAGAATGACAGATACTCATATACACATTTTAGAAAATTATGATTTAGAAAAAATTATTGGCCACAAAGTTCACCAGGGAATAATTGCTATTGCTGATGCACCACCCCTATTAGATATAAACTTTTTGTCAGGTCCAGCGATTTGCCTCAATGGCCTTACTTCACCAGAAAATGTTGGATCTATTATTAGAACAGCTGCTGCTTTTAATATTAAAAATATAATTTTTGATCAGAAAACTGTGAATCCTTTTTCTAGGCGTTGCATTCGGGTTTCTATGGGAAATATTTTTAATATAAATGTGAGTTATTCACAAAATTTAATACAAGATCTTCAAAAGCTTAGAAATACGTATCAAATTATTTCAACAGCAAATAAGGAAAATTCAAAGGAAATTTCTGCAACAAAATTTGATTCAAATTCCCTTATTATCATTGGAAGTGAGGGCCATGGAATAGATAAGCAAATCTTAGAAATTTCTGATATTGTTTCAAAAATACCAATAAGTCATTCAACTTTACATTTAAATGCATCTATAAGTGCAGCAATATATATGTATGAACTAACAAGGAATACGAATGTTTAG
- a CDS encoding succinylglutamate desuccinylase/aspartoacylase family protein, translating to MFSDIIFLSATHGNEPTGVYYTRNYIDQLREKFPNFRIHVHEANKLALQNGVRYIDEDLNRILESEKNENHETKEFEIFKNKFSHLDQQSTFIIDLHSATSNMHSTLVNSRTSSVVKKIISNVKNDSPDTFIIETIHLDNNSSFLSNYFKHGILLEFGPIAHNTISHFYLEKMDVIVNCILTNILNINHIYFFQYEFFKVFDTIVFPNNFPDFTYYIPKTVNDFKLINKNDPLLISPTRPIIYAQNDFYPIFVNESSYFDKRIAMLCCQKLTMDSLT from the coding sequence ATGTTTAGTGATATTATCTTTCTTTCTGCTACACATGGAAATGAACCTACTGGCGTTTATTATACACGAAATTATATTGATCAATTGAGGGAAAAATTTCCAAACTTTAGAATTCATGTTCATGAGGCCAATAAACTGGCCCTTCAAAATGGTGTTCGTTACATTGATGAAGATTTAAATAGGATTCTTGAAAGTGAAAAAAATGAAAATCATGAAACAAAAGAATTCGAAATATTTAAAAATAAATTTTCACATTTAGATCAACAAAGTACTTTTATAATTGATCTTCATTCTGCAACATCAAACATGCACTCAACTCTTGTTAATTCAAGAACTAGCTCCGTAGTCAAAAAAATAATTTCAAATGTAAAAAATGATAGTCCTGATACATTCATTATCGAAACAATACATTTAGATAATAACTCATCATTTTTAAGTAATTACTTTAAGCATGGAATTCTTCTAGAGTTTGGGCCCATTGCACATAATACAATCTCACACTTTTATCTTGAAAAAATGGATGTTATTGTAAATTGTATTCTGACAAATATTCTGAATATTAATCATATCTATTTTTTTCAATATGAATTTTTTAAAGTTTTTGACACTATAGTTTTTCCAAATAATTTTCCAGATTTTACATACTATATACCCAAAACAGTTAATGATTTTAAACTCATTAACAAGAATGATCCATTGCTTATATCCCCTACTAGACCAATTATTTATGCTCAAAATGATTTCTATCCAATTTTTGTAAATGAAAGCTCATACTTTGATAAACGTATTGCTATGCTTTGCTGTCAAAAACTAACAATGGATTCTTTAACATGA
- a CDS encoding ATP synthase F0 subunit C, giving the protein MKKLILLSLVISGAAFGSEGEVANWTQAAKFIAYFLAMAIAAFGGTAAQSRAASVALEGIARNPSAADKLQTPMILGLALMESLVIFVLISVFLA; this is encoded by the coding sequence ATGAAAAAGTTGATTTTATTGTCTCTTGTTATTTCTGGTGCTGCTTTTGGTTCTGAAGGTGAAGTTGCAAATTGGACTCAAGCTGCAAAATTCATTGCTTACTTTTTAGCTATGGCCATTGCTGCTTTTGGTGGTACAGCTGCTCAATCTAGAGCTGCTTCAGTTGCACTTGAAGGAATTGCTAGAAATCCATCTGCTGCTGATAAACTACAAACTCCAATGATTCTTGGACTTGCCCTTATGGAATCACTTGTAATTTTTGTACTTATTTCAGTTTTCTTAGCTTAA
- the atpB gene encoding F0F1 ATP synthase subunit A, with product MSRQLLKTLSYTFLFASISTNLLANSESFTWLGGLTHTLHLPWQVVHFAFVALLLIFGSIIYRATLSSTSNAIVPDKGITYRNIVELYGQFIYNQCKAVLGEKDAPKYYKFVATIFLVIFSSNVIGLIPGFVPPTENLSTTLALGLFSFLYYNFKGCKELGVINYIKHFAGPLWYLAVLIFPIEILSNIIRPVSLALRLKGNMMGDHKVLEVFSGLAPLFIPIVFMALGLLVCFIQAYVFTMLSMVYISLATAHHDHDEHHAH from the coding sequence ATGAGTCGACAGTTGTTGAAAACTTTAAGTTATACATTTTTATTTGCTTCAATCTCCACAAATTTACTGGCCAATAGTGAATCTTTTACTTGGCTTGGCGGTTTAACTCATACCCTCCATCTTCCTTGGCAAGTTGTTCATTTTGCATTTGTGGCCTTACTATTGATTTTTGGAAGTATTATCTATAGAGCAACGTTATCTTCAACTAGTAATGCCATTGTACCTGATAAAGGTATTACATATAGAAACATTGTTGAACTCTATGGGCAATTTATCTATAACCAGTGTAAGGCAGTTTTAGGCGAAAAAGATGCCCCAAAATATTATAAATTCGTTGCGACTATCTTCTTAGTTATATTTTCTTCAAATGTAATAGGACTTATTCCGGGATTTGTTCCACCAACTGAAAATCTCTCTACAACATTAGCTTTGGGTTTATTTTCATTTCTTTATTATAATTTCAAGGGATGTAAGGAACTAGGAGTTATTAACTATATTAAGCACTTTGCTGGCCCTCTTTGGTACCTGGCCGTCTTAATATTCCCAATAGAAATACTGTCTAATATTATTCGTCCTGTTTCTTTGGCCTTAAGGTTAAAGGGAAATATGATGGGAGACCATAAAGTTCTAGAAGTTTTTTCAGGGCTTGCTCCCCTATTTATTCCAATTGTTTTTATGGCCTTAGGACTTCTTGTTTGTTTTATCCAGGCCTACGTTTTTACGATGCTTTCAATGGTATACATTAGTTTAGCGACTGCTCATCACGATCATGATGAGCATCACGCACATTAA
- a CDS encoding tetratricopeptide repeat protein yields the protein MIIKIIFLILLSSCDFTPRIHKEILKAQEHILNKEYVEAVNLYENILEKRPANQIQMKVHFQLAELYSIYINEQEKAKKHYSKIKEMTNDPLWLVKSEEKIAEINFSYLKNYSAAVENYTLLYNFVPKLNKVDFYQERLGEAYLKLENYVKAIEVFFLLTKNKDRQFQAKGYFNLGMCYFEQKQWRKAIAHWKEYIKHETRKDHIIQVKFLMANTYETMERLKQAYDLYYSLLGEYPNTQVIKNRLNSIYERRVARRR from the coding sequence ATGATAATAAAGATAATATTTTTAATTTTATTATCATCTTGTGACTTCACTCCACGTATACATAAAGAAATACTTAAAGCACAAGAACACATTCTTAATAAAGAATATGTTGAGGCCGTAAATCTTTATGAAAATATTTTAGAAAAAAGACCTGCGAACCAAATCCAAATGAAAGTTCATTTTCAATTGGCTGAACTATATTCCATTTACATAAATGAGCAAGAAAAAGCGAAAAAGCATTATTCTAAAATTAAAGAAATGACAAATGATCCGTTATGGCTTGTAAAATCAGAAGAAAAAATAGCCGAAATTAATTTTTCTTACCTGAAAAATTACTCAGCTGCAGTTGAAAATTATACTTTACTCTACAATTTTGTTCCAAAGTTAAATAAAGTTGACTTTTATCAAGAACGTTTAGGCGAGGCATATTTAAAACTTGAAAACTATGTTAAAGCAATTGAAGTTTTTTTTCTATTAACTAAAAATAAAGATCGACAGTTTCAGGCCAAAGGCTATTTTAATTTGGGTATGTGCTACTTTGAACAAAAACAATGGCGTAAGGCAATTGCCCATTGGAAAGAATATATAAAACACGAAACTCGCAAAGATCATATTATTCAAGTAAAATTTCTCATGGCAAATACATATGAAACCATGGAAAGATTAAAGCAGGCATACGATCTTTATTATTCACTATTGGGAGAATACCCAAATACTCAAGTTATAAAAAATAGATTAAATTCAATTTATGAAAGACGTGTGGCCAGAAGAAGATGA